AATATCAGACTTGTTATTATTCGGCTGAATTTCGTAATCCAATTTTGAATTAAGGTGAATATCTTCAAGCCGTTGTAAATAATGCGTGATCTGCGGTTTGATAAAATCAGGATAATGCTTGTTTACAAATGCCGGGAATTGTGATTCCAGTTCAGACGGATAAATACTTTCTTTAAGAAGAACATAAGTCCAGCAAGGATTCCAAATCCAACTTTGCCCAAAATTCGGACCGGTCTGTGAATATACTGTGGCGAACGAGATCAGACCGTCAAAAGTGATATGCGATTGAGTCGGCAACGATTCAAATACTCCGGTGACTTTCAGATCAACTGCGCTTTCGAATCGAAGCACTTTACCTATAGGATTTTCATTGCCAAAATATTTTTTTGCCATTTCTTGCGTTAAGACAATGGAATTCGGTTGTGCCAGTGCTGTGTTCGGATCGCCTTGCGCCAAAGGAAAATCAAATACTTTCCACAAGCTGGAATCAGCATAGAAAAGTTTTTTTTCATTGAATCGAGCATCTCCGTACTGCAAACTGAACGAAGGAACCTGAAAATTAAAAAAACGGACAGTTTCTTCAATCAAATGCGGATAATCTGTTTTTAAAGCCTGAGCGACCGGGAAGGGATTGCTTGAAGAATTTTCGCCTTGCCCTTCAGTGTGGTCTAATTTTTGCGCCACACGAAAAATTCTTTCAGCTTTTTTATGAAATCGATCAAATCTCAATTCATCCTGAATGAACAAAATGATCAACATGAAACACGAAATTCCGATCGCCAACCCAGTGATATTGATAAAAGAATACAGTTTTCCGCGAATCAGGTTTCGAAGAGCGACTTTGATGTAATTTTCAAACATAGTTTTTTTTCTCAGTGAGTATAGGTTAATACGGTTTTATCCAATTATTCATAGCGCAGAGCATCGACTGGATTGGCGTTTGCGGCCCGCACTGCTTGTAATGCCACAGTAATGAATGCAATGCATGCCCCGGCAAACGTAGCCAGGATAAATACGCCTGCATTGAGTTCAATTCTAAACGCAAAATCCTGAAGCCATCGCTGTAACGCAAAATAAGCAAGAGGCCAAGCCAACAAACTCGCGATTAAAGTCCCGACTATTAGTTTGCTTGACAACATATACACAAGGCTCGGCACCGATGCCCCTAAGATTTTACGAATGCCGATTTCCTTGGTTTTCTGTGTCACGGTAAATGAAATAAGCCCGAACAAACCGAGACACGCGATACCGATGGCCAGAGAAGAAAAGATGCCGACCACTTTGCCGATACGTTCTTCGTTTTGATAAAGCTGATTGAAATTTTCATCAACAAAGAAATAATTAAACTCACGGCTTGAGTCGAGTTTTTGCCAACGTTGGGTAATCCATTCAATCGTGGAATTGATGCTTTCCGGCTTGAGGCGGACAGAAACAAACCGAGGTGCCGCGCTTTCGCTGGTACGATAATAATGTACAACCGGTGAAATGGCGCGTTGTAACGACTCCGTATGGTAATCTTTAACCACGCCGATCACCGTATAAAATTTGGATCCAATTTTTATTTTTTTATTTACCGCCGTTTTCCAACCCATTGCGCTTAAAGCTGTTTCGTTGATGATGACGGACTCATCCTTATCCGAAGCGAATGAAAAATTTCTTCCTTCGACCAATTCCATACGATAAGTTTCAAAAAAATTTTCATCAATTGCTGTCCAGCGCATTCGCAACGGATCGTCTGATTTCCAATCCTCTGGCCTGACAAAAGTGTTGGCATCGTTCACACGCCCCGGAACCGACATCGATGACGCTAGAGATACAACGCCTGTTTGTTGCAGCAAATCATTTTTAAAAGCTTCTACGGATGATTTGCTCGCATCAGGATTGGAAAAGTCACGCAACGATAGTGGTATTACAATGACATTGTTTTGGTCGAAATTTAAACGATGCCCTTTCATGAAAGCAATCTGATCCCATACTGTAAGACTTCCGATGATCAGAACCGTTGTGATGACAAATTGCAGAGTTACTAGAATTTGACGAAGGGAATGACCTGTGCTAGTTTTAATTTTTTGCCCCTTGAGAGAGTCCAGTATCTTAAAACCGGATAAAATCAACGCGGGATAAATCCCCGACAAAACACCACTGAGTAATGCGGCACCGATAACAACTCCAAGCAATGAAGGCTCTAAGATATTTAATGACAGTTTAATATGATAAAGATCGTTGACCGCTGGAAGCAAAAGCTCTGCTAACCCGATACCGAGTAACATTGCAATCAAGGACGTCGCAATAGATTCGCCAAGAAATTGCCGGATGAGTTGCGTTCTCTCAGCTCCCAAAACTTTGCGCATCCCGATTTCCCGAACGCGTTCCATGGTACGCGCCGTAGCCAAATTCATATAATTGATCGATGCGATCACGATAATGCCGAATGCAATGCACAACAGCGCGTATGCATAAATGCGCGTATTGAATTCACTGTCACGATATTCCAGTAACGGCAAAAGCTTTAATTGTAATTGTTTCGTTCCGTTGGGTCCGTCATCACCAAATTGCTTTTTGACTAATGAGACCATTTGTTCTTCAAATGCTGCAGGTGATATCCCTTCTTTCAGTTTTATAAACGTCGTCAGGAAGGACCCATCCCAATAATTCTGAACTTTAGGATCGGTGAGATCAAGAAAACTCGATAAAGGCGCTAGAAATTTTATGGTAACCGATGAATTCTGCGGGATATCAACCAGAACGCCACGAACAACAAAGTTTTTATCGAAATTAATAGTCAATGTTTTTCCAATAGGATCTTCAGTACCGAAATATTGTTTGGCGACTGATTGTGTGATCACCAAAGAACTCGGATCGTTTAGCGATTCGGCCGCACCGCTTTGGAGAGGAAAATCAAAAACTTTCAAAAATTCCGGATCGGTGTATGTAACTTCTTCTTCAAACTTTTTCTCGTTCAATTGAATCCAACGCTTAGAAGACCAAAAGCGTACCCCATTTTCCACGCCTGAAAAGTCT
This genomic stretch from bacterium harbors:
- a CDS encoding ABC transporter permease is translated as MLQSYIRVAFRYLIKHRVYSLINILGLAAGIASCVLIFLFSKHELTYDAFHKDAGRIFLVQKHRTTALGLKVLSDTWIPLLPALAQDFSGVENGVRFWSSKRWIQLNEKKFEEEVTYTDPEFLKVFDFPLQSGAAESLNDPSSLVITQSVAKQYFGTEDPIGKTLTINFDKNFVVRGVLVDIPQNSSVTIKFLAPLSSFLDLTDPKVQNYWDGSFLTTFIKLKEGISPAAFEEQMVSLVKKQFGDDGPNGTKQLQLKLLPLLEYRDSEFNTRIYAYALLCIAFGIIVIASINYMNLATARTMERVREIGMRKVLGAERTQLIRQFLGESIATSLIAMLLGIGLAELLLPAVNDLYHIKLSLNILEPSLLGVVIGAALLSGVLSGIYPALILSGFKILDSLKGQKIKTSTGHSLRQILVTLQFVITTVLIIGSLTVWDQIAFMKGHRLNFDQNNVIVIPLSLRDFSNPDASKSSVEAFKNDLLQQTGVVSLASSMSVPGRVNDANTFVRPEDWKSDDPLRMRWTAIDENFFETYRMELVEGRNFSFASDKDESVIINETALSAMGWKTAVNKKIKIGSKFYTVIGVVKDYHTESLQRAISPVVHYYRTSESAAPRFVSVRLKPESINSTIEWITQRWQKLDSSREFNYFFVDENFNQLYQNEERIGKVVGIFSSLAIGIACLGLFGLISFTVTQKTKEIGIRKILGASVPSLVYMLSSKLIVGTLIASLLAWPLAYFALQRWLQDFAFRIELNAGVFILATFAGACIAFITVALQAVRAANANPVDALRYE